Proteins encoded together in one Camelina sativa cultivar DH55 chromosome 9, Cs, whole genome shotgun sequence window:
- the LOC104711208 gene encoding probable calcium-binding protein CML47, translated as MEDSSLLSPISLFTIVIFLFILNLMMIIQDVSSYFPYRFHLFFSNAYILFASLSNNKQKTELPIKKKAFVPNRVVNKTSVEEVKAMIDDSEALYERLIEEGEEYLFEKNEMMSKELVKEAFRLFDENQDGFIDENELKHVLSLLGYNECTKMECRKMIKVFDENGDGNIDFYEFVKLIEKSFS; from the coding sequence ATGGAGGATTCGTCTCTTCTTAGcccaatctctctcttcaccaTTGTCATCTTCTTGTTCATTCTCAATCTCATGATGATTATTCAAGACGTCTCTTCTTATTTTCCCTATCgtttccatctcttcttctctaatgcCTACATTCTCTTCGCCTCACTAAGCAACAATAAGCAGAAGACCGAGCTCCCAATCAAAAAGAAAGCATTCGTCCCGAACCGAGTAGTAAACAAGACGTCCGTGGAAGAAGTCAAAGCCATGATAGACGACTCGGAAGCTTTATACGAACGTTTgatagaagaaggagaagagtacTTGTTTGAGAAAAATGAGATGATGAGTAAGGAGTTAGTGAAAGAGGCGTTTAGGTTATTTGATGAAAATCAAGATGGGTTTATAGATGAAAATGAGTTAAAACATGTGTTGAGTTTGTTGGGATATAATGAGTGTACAAAGATGGAGTGTAGGAAGATGATTAAGGTTTTTGATGAGAATGGAGATGGGAACATTGATTTTTATGAGTTTGTGAAGCTCATAGAGAAGAGCTTTTCGTGA
- the LOC104711209 gene encoding uncharacterized protein LOC104711209, with translation MDWPTTTLISRRLCNLLVFFVKLNHKDLSTYSDHSAMRSDPTRRRNRALSSSSSPSKTRPGSGEVRGGKVKTSATLIDREEMGLFPGSGYDDPNPEPRSFPYSVKQQCWEKAEKIKGRDPERWRRDHLGNIVFRKLVGCPGCLCHDYDHIVPYSKGGKSTLENCQVLQAKVNRSKGNKTDISRAELIQRSSYCRVAGRDMDLIELTAYGNVQRAPESSGCRIQ, from the exons atgGATTGGCCAACGACGACACTTATCTCCCGAAGACTCTGtaatcttttggttttcttcGTCAAACTAAACCACAAAGACCTCTCTACCTACTCGGATCACTCGGCCATGAGATCCGACCCGACCAGACGCAGAAACAGAGccttatcatcttcttcttccccatcgAAGACCCGACCCGGGTCCGGTGAAGTCCGCGGTGGAAAGGTGAAAACTTCGGCCACTTTAATCGACCGGGAGGAGATGGGTCTTTTTCCCGGGTCGGGTTACGATGACCCGAATCCAGAACCAAGGAGCTTTCCTTACAGTGTGAAGCAGCAATGCTGGGAGAAAGCAGAGAAGATTAAAGGGAGAGATCCTGAGCGTTGGAGGAGAGATCATTTAGGGAATATTGTGTTTAGGAAACTCGTTGGTTGTCCTGGTTGCTTGTGCCATGATTATGATCACATTGTTCCTTACTCCAAG GGCGGTAAGAGCACTCTGGAAAACTGCCAGGTTCTGCAG GCAAAGGTAAATCGATCAAAGGGAAATAAAACCGATATTTCTCGAGCCGAGCTTATCCAGAGGAGTTCTTATTGCCGAGTTGCTG gcAGGGATATGGATCTCATTGAGCTAACAGCTTACGGGAATGTACAGCGCGCACCTGAGTCTAGTGGATGCAGGATTCAGTGA
- the LOC104711210 gene encoding cyclic dof factor 3-like, whose protein sequence is MMMESRDPAIKLFGTKIPFPAVVQLPVTVDEEEEEDDWSGGDGGDDKSEYNKVTPELSDNKKNKNCNNKSLNSSNESKPETGDKEEETSTDQIESNDSPDEQTTADGKTLKKPTKILPCPRCKSMETKFCYYNNYNINQPRHFCKACQRYWTAGGTMRNVPVGAGRRKNKSSSSSHYRHITITEALEAARLDPGLQANTRVLSFGLDARQQHAAPMTPVMKLQGNQKVSNGFHGVPDQRLVARRVENGDDCSSGSSVTTSNNHHSVDESRAQSCRVVEPQMNNNNNNSMNGYACIPGVPWPYTWNPAMPPPGFYPPPGYPMPFYPYWTIPMLSPHQTSSPMSQKGSNTNSPALGKHPRDEESARMDNETERKQRNGCVLVPKTLRIDDPNEAAKSSIWTTLGIKNERMSKGGGMFEGFDHKAKMNKNNDNKAENSPVRSANPAALSRSHNFHERN, encoded by the exons atgatgatggaGAGTAGAGATCCAGCTATTAAGCTCTTTGGTACAAAAATCCCTTTTCCGGCGGTTGTTCAGTTGCCGGTGACTGtagatgaggaggaggaagaagatgattggAGCGGCGGTGATGGTGGAGATGATAAATCAGAATATAATAAG GTAACTCCAGAGTTATCAGATaataagaagaacaagaacTGTAACAACAAAAGTCTAAACAGTTCGAATGAATCCAAACCCGAAACAGGGGACAAAGAGGAGGAGACTTCAACGGATCAGATAGAGAGCAACGACTCGCCTGATGAGCAGACCACAGCTGACGGTAAAACCCTGAAGAAACCTACCAAGATTCTCCCCTGTCCGAGATGCAAAAGCATGGAGACCAAGTTCTGTTattacaacaactacaacaTCAACCAGCCTCGTCACTTCTGCAAGGCCTGTCAGAGATATTGGACAGCTGGAGGAACTATGAGAAACGTTCCCGTAGGTGCAGGTCGGCGTAAGAACAAAAGCTCCTCATCGTCTCATTACCGTCACATCACTATCACCGAGGCTCTTGAAGCTGCGAGGCTCGATCCGGGCTTGCAGGCAAATACAAGGGTGTTGAGTTTTGGTTTAGATGCTCGTCAACAGCATGCTGCTCCTATGACACCTGTGATGAAGCTACAAGGAAACCAAAAGGTCTCAAACGGGTTTCATGGTGTACCGGATCAGCGGCTCGTGGCTCGTCGGGTAGAGAATGGAGATGATTGCTCGAGTGGCTCCTCTGTGACCACCTCTAACAATCATCACTCAGTGGATGAATCAAGAGCACAAAGCTGCAGAGTTGTTGAGCCACAAatgaataacaacaacaataatagcATGAATGGTTATGCTTGCATCCCAGGTGTTCCATGGCCTTACACGTGGAACCCAGCGATGCCTCCACCAGGTTTTTACCCGCCTCCAGGGTATCCAATGCCGTTTTACCCTTACTGGACAATCCCAATGCTTTCACCGCATCAAACCTCATCCCCTATGAGCCAAAAAGGTTCAAACACAAACTCCCCTGCTCTCGGAAAGCATCCGAGAGATGAAGAATCCGCAAGAATGGACAACGAAACAGAGCGAAAACAGAGGAACGGGTGCGTTCTGGTCCCAAAAACGTTGAGAATAGACGATCCTAACGAAGCAGCAAAGAGCTCGATATGGACAACATTGGGAATCAAGAACGAGAGGATGAGCAAAGGCGGTGGTATGTTCGAAGGGTTTGATCATAAGGCGAAGATGAATAAAAACAACGACAACAAAGCCGAGAACTCCCCTGTTCGTTCTGCTAACCCTGCTGCTTTATCAAGATCACACAATTTCCATGAACGGAACTAG
- the LOC104711207 gene encoding structural maintenance of chromosomes protein 2-2, with protein sequence MHIKEICLEGFKSYATRTVVPGFDPHFNAITGLNGSGKSNILDSVCFVLGITNLQHVRASNLQELVYKQGQAGITKATVSITFDNSERNRSPLGYEDHSEITVTRQIVVGGRNKYLVNGKLAQPSQVQNLFHSVQLNVNNPHFLIMQGRITKVLNMKPMEILSMLEEAAGTRMYENKKEAALKTLEKKQTKVDEINKLLEHDILPALEKLRREKAQYMQWANGNAELERVKRFCIAFEYVQAEKVRDNSLHGVEQMKTKMTSIDEEIEKTQGEISELENQVKALTKAREASMGGEVKNLSDKVDSLSNEVTREVSKLNNMEDTLQSEENNAEKIVHNMEDLKKSVEERASALKKCDEGAADLKRKFQEFSTTLEECERDHQGVVAGKSSGDEEKCLEDQLRDAKISVGSAETELKQLNTKISHCEKELKEKKSQLMSKQAEAVAVENELDARKNDVDSVKRALDSLPYKEGQMEALEKDRGLELEVGRRLKDKVSDLSAQLANVQFTYRDPVKNFDRSKVKGVVAKLIKVNDRSSMTALEVTAGGKLFNVVVDTEDTGKELLQKGDLRRRVTIIPLNKIQSHLVPPRVQQATVRLVGKGNAELALSLVGYSEELKNAMEYVFGSTFVCKTTDAAKEVAFNREIRTPSVTLEGDVFQPSGLLTGGSRKGGGDLLRQLHDLAEAEAKFHVHQKRLSEIEAKINELQPLQKKFTDMKAQLELKMYDMSLFLKRAEQNEHHKLGEAVKKLEEEVGEVRSQITEKENLYKSCADTVSTLETSIKDHDKNREGRLKDLEKNIKTIKARIQASSKDLKGHENERERLVMEQEAVLQEQSSLESQLASLKTQISTLASDVGNQRSKVDAIQKNHDQSLSELKLIHAKMKECDTQISGSIADQEKCLQKISDLKLDRKKLENEVTRMEMDQKNCSVKVDKLVEKHTWITSEKQLFGKEGTNYDFESRDPYKATQELERLQTEQSSLEKRVNKKVMAMFEKAEDEYNALMTKKNIIETDKSKIKKVIEELDEKKKETLKVTWVKVNQDFGSIFSSLLPGTMAKLEPPEGGNFLDGLEVRVAFGSVWKQSLSELSGGQRSLLALSLILALLLFKPAPLYILDEVDAALDLSHTQNIGRMIKAHFPHSQFIVVSLKEGMFNNANVLFRTKFVDGVSTVQRTVTKQS encoded by the exons GAACAAGTATTTGGTTAATGGGAAGCTTGCTCAACCAAGTCAAGTTCAGAACCTATTCCACTCGGTGCAGCTTAATGTTAATAATCCTCATTTTCTCATTATGCAAGGGCGTATTACTAAAGTTTTGAACATGAAACCTATGGAGATTTTATCGATGCTTGAAGAAGCTGCGGGGACAAGAATGTATGAGAACAAGAAAGAAGCTGCGTTAAAGACGTTagagaaaaagcaaacaaaGGTTGATGAGATTAATAAGCTTCTTGAGCATGATATATTGCCAGCTTTGGAGAAGCTTAGGAGAGAAAAGGCGCAGTATATGCAGTGGGCTAATGGTAATGCAGAACTAGAACGAGTAAAGAGGTTCTGTATCGCTTTTGAGTATGTTCAAGCTGAGAAAGTTAGAGACAATTCTCTCCATGGGGTTGAACAAATGAAGACAAAAATGACAAGTATTGACGAAGAGATTGAAAAGACACAGGGTGAAATATCGGAACTGGAGAACCAAGTTAAAGCTTTGACTAAGGCAAGAGAAGCCAGCATGGGAGGAGAAGTAAAAAATTTGTCTGACAAAGTGGATTCACTGTCTAATGAAGTTACACGTGAAGTATCCAAGCTTAATAATATGGAGGACACCCTTCAGAGCGAGGAGAATAATGCTGAAAAG ATTGTTCATAATATGGAAGATTTGAAGAAATCTGTAGAAGAGAGAGCTTCTGCTCTCAAGAAGTGCGACGAAGGAGCAGCAGATCTAAAACGTAAATTCCAAGAATTTTCCACCACACTGGAAGAGTGTGAAAGAGACCACCAG GGTGTGGTAGCTGGTAAGAGTAGTGGAGATGAAGAGAAATGTCTTGAAGATCAACTACGTGATGCTAAGATTTCTGTTGGATCAGCTGAAACGGAGTTGAAGCAGCTGAATACCAAAATTAGCCACTGCGAAAAGGaactaaaagagaaaaagtcCCAGTTAATGTCAAAACAAGCAGAAGCTGTTGCTGTGGAAAACGAACTCGATGCTAGAAAAAATGATGTTGATAGTGTAAAAAGGGCACTTGATTCTCTTCCTTATAAAGAGGGTCAGATGGAAGCATTGGAGAAG GATCGAGGATTGGAACTTGAAGTTGGGCGAAGGCTGAAAGACAAAGTGAGCGATCTTTCAGCTCAATTAGCAAATGTACAGTTTACATACCGTGATCCTGTGAAGAACTTTGATCGATCAAAGGTGAAAGGTGTGGTTGCAAAACTGATAAAAGTGAATGATAGGTCCTCAATGACAGCTTTGGAA GTTACTGCTGGTGGGAAGTTGTTTAATGTTGTTGTAGACACAGAAGATACTGGAAAAGAGCTCCTTCAAAAGGGTGATCTTCGGAGGAGAGTTACAATAATTCCTCTCAACAAAATTCAATCTCACCTAGTTCCACCTAGAGTGCAGCAAGCCACTGTTAGATTG GTTGGAAAGGGTAATGCGGAATTGGCACTTTCTTTAGTTGGTTATAGCGAAGAATTAAAG AATGCTATGGAATATGTTTTTGGTTCCACTTTTGTTTGCAAAACTACTGATGCGGCAAAGGAA GTAGCATTTAATAGGGAAATTCGAACTCCAAGTGTTACACTTGAAGGTGATGTATTTCAACCAAGTGGTCTTCTTACTGGTGGAAGTCGCAA AGGTGGAGGTGATCTGCTAAGACAACTTCATGATCTGGCAGAAGCTGAAGCAAAATTTCACGTACATCAGAAAAGGTTGTCGGAAATTGAAGCGAAG ATCAATGAGCTTCAGCCTCTTCAAAAGAAGTTCACAGACATGAAAGCACAGTTGGAGCTGAAAATGTATGACATGTCCTTGTTTCTAAAAAGGGCTGAACAGAACGAGCACCACAAG CTTGGTGAGGCGGTGAAGAAACTTGAAGAAGAGGTTGGAGAAGTGAGATCTCAAATCACAGAGAAGGAAAATCTTTACAAAAGTTGTGCTGATACTGTCTCTACGCTGGAGACATCCATCAAAGATCATGATAAGAACAGAGAGGGAAGACTCAAGGACTTAGAAAAGAATATCAAAACTATCAAAGCTCGTATTCAGGCATCCTCAAAAGATCTAAAG GGTCATGAAAACGAAAGGGAGAGGCTTGTGATGGAGCAAGAAGCAGTGTTGCAGGAACAGTCATCTTTAGAGAGCCAGCTAGCTTCATTGAAGACGCAAATTAGCACTCTGGCTTCAGATGTGGGCAATCAACGATCCAAG GTGGATGCCATACAGAAGAATCATGATCAGTCTCTCTCTGAGCTCAAGTTGATACATGCAAAGATGAAGGAATGTGATACACAGATTAGTGGTTCCATCGCAGACCAGGAAAAATGTCTGCAGAAGATTAGTGACTTGAAGCTTGACAGAAAGAAGTTAGAAAATGAG GTAACAAGGATGGAGATGGATCAGAAAAATTGTTCTGTGAAGGTAGACAAACTTGTTGAGAAGCATACATGGATAACATCTGAGAAGCAGCTTTTTGGTAAAGAAGGGACGAACTATGATTTTGAATCCCGTGATCCTTACAAAGCAACACAAGAACTTGAAAGGCTCCAGACAGAACAATCAAG TCTCGAGAAAAGAGTAAACAAGAAGGTCATGGCTATGTTTGAGAAAGCAGAAGATGAATATAATGCTCTTATgaccaagaaaaatataatcGAG ACTGATAAATCCAAAATCAAGAAAGTGATTGAGGAGcttgatgagaagaaaaaagaaacactgAAAGTTACATGGGTTAAAGTTAATCA GGATTTTGGTTCCATCTTTTCAAGTCTACTACCTGGCACCATGGCAAAACTAGAACCTCCAGAAGGAGGTAATTTCCTTGATGGCCTTGAGGTCCGTGTTGCTTTTGGAAGTGTTTGGAAACAGTCTTTATCTGAGCTAAGTGGAGGGCAAAGATCTCTTCTTGCACTATCTTTAATCCTAGCGTTGCTTCTCTTCAAGCCAGCTCCTCTTTATATCTTAGATGAG GTTGATGCAGCTCTTGATCTCAGTCACACGCAGAACATAGGAAGAATGATAAAAGCTCATTTCCCACATTCACAG TTCATCGTGGTTTCGCTGAAAGAAGGAATGTTCAACAATGCCAATGTTCTCTTCCGAACAAAATTCGTGGATGGTGTTTCAACAGTCCAGAGGACAGTAACAAAACAGAGCTAG
- the LOC104711206 gene encoding chlorophyll a-b binding protein 4, chloroplastic-like has product MATVTTHASASIFRPCTTSKPRFLTGSSGKLNRDLSFKSIGSPSKTSSFKVEAKKGEWLPGLASPDYLTGSLAGDNGFDPLGLAEDPENLKWFIQAELVNGRWAMLGVAGMLLPEVFTKIGIINVPEWYDAGKEQYFASSSTLFVIEFILFHYVEIRRWQDIKNPGSVNQDPIFKQYSLPKGEVGYPGGIFNPLNFAPTLEAKEKELANGRLAMLAFLGFVIQHNVTGKGPFENLLQHLSDPWHNTIVQTLSG; this is encoded by the exons ATGGCGACTGTCACTACTCATGCCTCGGCCTCGATTTTCCGACCTTGCACTACTTCAAAGCCAAGATTCCTCACCGGCTCTTCCGGTAAGTTGAACCGCGACTTGTCGTTTAAATCCATCGGCTCACCCTccaaaacgtcgtcgtttaaGGTTGAAGCTAAGAAAGGAGAATGGTTGCCCGGTTTGGCCTCGCCTGACTATCTCACCGGCAG TCTTGCCGGAGACAATGGGTTTGACCCGTTGGGGCTAGCAGAGGATCCAGAGAACTTGAAATGGTTCATCCAGGCAGAGCTGGTCAACGGACGATGGGCCATGCTCGGTGTCGCAGGGATGCTTTTGCCTGAAGTTTTCACCAAGATCG GAATCATAAACGTTCCGGAGTGGTACGATGCTGGGAAAGAGCAGTACTTCGCATCGTCCTCGACATTGTTCGTGATCGAGTTCATTTTGTTTCATTACGTTGAGATCAGACGGTGGCAAGACATCAAGAACCCAGGGAGTGTGAACCAAGACCCTATCTTTAAGCAATACAGCTTACCTAAGGGTGAAGTCGGTTACCCTGGTGGAATCTTTAACCCACTTAACTTTGCTCCTACGCTCGAGGCCAAGGAGAAAGAGCTCGCAAACG GGAGGTTGGCTATGTTGGCATTCTTGGGGTTTGTGATTCAACACAATGTGACTGGAAAGGGACCATTTGAGAATCTGTTGCAGCACTTGTCTGATCCATGGCACAACACTATTGTCCAAACCCTCAGCGGCTAA